The genome window AAGATCCGCGTCCGCCAGATCGTCGTCGCCACGCGGGAGGCCGCGGACGCCGTGATGGACCGGTTGACGGCCGGCGCCGATTTCGCCGAATTAGCCCGGGAGACCTCCATCGATTCGAGCCGGGACTCCGGGGGCGACCTCGGTTTCTTCGGTCCGGGCGAAATGATCCCGGAATTCGAGCAGGCCGCAATGGGGCTGGAGGTCGGCGAGCTCAGCGGGGTCGTTCAGACGCCCATGGGCTTTCACATCATCAAGCGGATCGAGTAAATGGAGCAGGTCGTCATCATCGGCGGGGGTCCGGCGGGTTATACGGCAGCCCTTTACGCGGCCCGGGCGAACCTGTCTCCCGTCGTGCTGACGGGCAGCACGATCGGTGGGCAGCTGTCGCTCACCAGCGAGATCGAGAACTTCCCCGGATTCCCCGAAAGCCTGGGCGGCATGGACCTCATGGACCGCATGAGGCAGCAGGCCGAACGTTTCGGCGCCGAGATGAAGTACGAGGAAGTCACCTCCGTAGCCTTCGAACCGGGGGCGCACCGGATCACGACGGACCGCAGCGAGTACACGGCAAAGGCCATAGTGATCAGTACCGGTTCGTCACCCCGCCTGCTCGGTGTGCCGGGCGAGGAAAGGTTCTTCGGACGGGGCGTCTCCACCTGCGCGACTTGCGACGGCGCCTTCTACCGGGACCGGAAAGTCGCCGTGGTCGGTGGCGGCGACAGCGCCATGGAGGAGGGGCTCTTTCTGACGCGCTTCGCGAGCCATGTCTGGATCATACACCGCCGCCACGAGCTGAGGGCAAGCCGGATCATGCAGGAGCGGGTCCTGAAACATCCGCAGATCGAATTGCTGTGGGGATCCGTGGTCGACGAGGTGCTGGGTGACGAAACCACCGGCGTGACCGGCGTGCGAGTGCGGGAACTGGA of Gemmatimonadota bacterium contains these proteins:
- the trxB gene encoding thioredoxin-disulfide reductase, producing the protein MEQVVIIGGGPAGYTAALYAARANLSPVVLTGSTIGGQLSLTSEIENFPGFPESLGGMDLMDRMRQQAERFGAEMKYEEVTSVAFEPGAHRITTDRSEYTAKAIVISTGSSPRLLGVPGEERFFGRGVSTCATCDGAFYRDRKVAVVGGGDSAMEEGLFLTRFASHVWIIHRRHELRASRIMQERVLKHPQIELLWGSVVDEVLGDETTGVTGVRVRELESDRVRELDAEGLFIAIGHTPNTDLFRDKLEVDEQGYILTDRRQHTSVPGVFAGGDVQDHVYRQAVTAAGTGCAAAMEAEKYIAENAD